Sequence from the Planctomycetota bacterium genome:
GGTCTCATAGTCTTCGCGCCCGTGGCCGGGTGCCGTGTGAACACAGCCCGTGCCGTCCTCCAGGCTCACGTAGTCGGCAAGTACGATCGGGCAGGTTCTGTCGCGCAGGATGTGGCGGTAGCGTCGCCCCTCGAGTTGCGCCCCGCGGCACCGTGCCACGGCTTCCCAGTCTTGGACCCCAGCTTTCGCCATCACCGTCTCGGTGAGGTCCTCCGCCAAGATGACCACCTCTCTGCGGCAGGTCCTCGGGTCGCTATACCGCACGGCGCTGTACTCGGCGGCGCCCGCCAGCGCGACCGCCAGGTTCGCGGGAAGGGTCCAGGGCGTCGTCGTCCAGATGAGCACCGATACCGGCTCGTCGCCGATCCCGGGGAACAAGTCGCGCACTCCGTCGGCCATGGGGAACTTGACGAAGATGGCCGGGCTGGCCACGTCCTTGTACTCGAGCTCGGCCTCCGCGAGGGCCGAGCGAGTCGCGTAGTCCCAGTGGATCGGCTTCAGGCTCTTGTAGGCATAGCCGCCGGCCACGAGGTCGGCGAAGAACTCGATCACGGCGCGCTCGTACCCGGGGTCCAGGGTGAGATACGGCTCCTCGAAGTCGCCGAGCACGCCGAGCTGCTGGAACTGGCGCACGTGGGCTTTGACGTGCTTCTCGGCGAACCGGCGGCAGCGGCGCCGCACGTCCATCTTCGGGGCATCCAGCGCCCCGTCGCCCAGCTCGCGCAGCACCTGGTGCTCGATCGGCAGGCCGTGGCAGTCCCATCCTGGCACGTAGGGGGCGTCGAAGCCGCTCATCGTGCGCGAGCGCACGACCATGTCCTTGAGGATCTTGTTGAGGCCCGTGCCCACGTGCAGGTCGCCGCTGGCATAGGGCGGCCCGTCGTGGAGGATGAACTTCGGGCAGCCCTGCCGCGCCGCGCGAATCATCTGGTACAGGCGCATCTCGCGCCAGCGCTTTTGGAACTCGGGCTCCCGCTGTCGCAGGTTGGCCTTCATGGGGAATGAGGTCTTGGGCAGATTCACCGTATCGCGATAGTTCATCAACCGGTTCCTTGCTTCATGCCCCTCGCCGCGGATGCGCGGCCCGAGGGTGCCCCGCGGGCTCAACACTCGGCGATGACTCGCTCGACGAGTCGCGTGAGCCTGGGCGCGGCCGCCTGGGCGGTGGCGATGATCCGGCCGATGTCGGCCGGCTCCAGTGCATCCGGCAGGCACCGATCGGTGACGCACGTCAGGCCCAGTATCTCAAAGCCCACCTGTACCCCCACGATGACCTCTGGAACGGTGGACATGCCGACGCAGTCGGCGCCGATGGCCCGCAGGAAGCGGTACTCGGCTCGGGTCTCCAGGTTCGGGCCGCTCACCGCCACGTAGACCCCCTGGTGCACCTTGATGCCCTCGGCCAGCGCCACCCGCTCGGCCAGGTCGAGCAGCCGGCGGCTGTAGGGCTGGCACATGTCGGGGAAGCGAGGCCCCAGCCGCTCATCGCCGGCGCCGATCAGGGGGTTGACGCCCATCAGGTTGATGTGGTCCTCGAGCAGCATGATATCGCCCAACCCATAGCGCGGATTCATCCCCCCTGCGGCATTCGAGACGATGAGGACGCCTGCACCCAGCGCCCGCAGCACGCGGGTCGGGAAGGTGACCTCCTCCGCGCTATATCCCTCGTAGATGTGGTGGCGCCCGCCGGTGGCCACCACGCGCTTGCCGCCCAGGCGCCCGAAGACCAGCGTGGCCTTGTGCGTGGTGGCCGTGGTCGCCGCGAAGCCAGGGATTTCCTCGAACGGCACCTCGTGCTCTTTCTCGATCCGTTCCAGGATGCCGTCGAGGCCGGTGCCCGGGATAATGGCCACCTGCGGGGTCTCGGGAGCGACTCGCCTCACCACAGCCGCGGCCTCTTGCACGCGCTCGTACAGGCTCATGATTCCTCCGGTCCGCTGGGCATCACCGCGCTCGGGAGGCCAGCAGCGTATCTATGCGGCGGCGGGCTTCGTCGGTCCCCAGACCGGCCACCCGCACCACTTTGTCGCGCGAGGCGTGCCCGGCGACCACGGCGACCGCCGAGCGCCGCACGCCCAGCGCCTCCGCCACCACGGCCGCCAGCGCTTCATTGGCCTTACCCGAGGTCGGCGCCGCCGTGACAGCGATCTTCAATCGGTCCCCCAGCCTTCCCACGATCGCGTTCCGCGACGCCTTCGGCTGGGCCCGCACACCCAGATGCACGCCGCCCTCGCAGGCACTTACCAGGGGCATGGCGCCCTCGCCTCAGAGCCGAGTGATCAGGAGCAGGAGAAGAGCCAGCGCCACGAGGCCCCCGATCACGCACAGGATCATCAGTCGGTTCTTGCGCTGGCGTTCGAACCGGTTTGTCTTCGGCTTGTCGGTGAGTGCCGTGATCTTGCCCACCTTCTGGAGCGCGATCGGCCGCCTCACCGCCGCGGCGCCCGATGCGATGTTCTCAAGGGCTTCGATCAGTTCCCGCGCGGACGCGTAGCGCGCGGCGGGGTCTTTCTCCAGCATCTTCATCACCACGGCGCACAGGCTCCGCGGCACCCAGGGCGCCACCTGGTCGAGCGGCTCGGGGTCTTCTTCGACATGTTTGGCCATGATCTCAGACTGCGACTCGCCGGAGAACAGCGTGCGTCCCGAGAGCATGTGGTAGGCGGTCGCGCCCAGGCCGTAGATGTCGGCCCGGGAGTCGATCCGTTCTCCAGCCGCCTGTTCGGGCGCGATGTAGTGGGCCGTGCCAAACACGCCCTCGGACTGGGCGGCGCCCCGGCCCCCCTTGCCCTCGCAGGCGATGCCGAGGTCCACGATCTTCGCCACGCCGTGCTCGTCGAGCATCAGGTTCTCGGGCTTGATGTCGCGGTGCACCACGCCCTGCTCCTCGGCGTAGGCCAGGCCACGCGCAATGTCCAGCAGCATCGGGAGGGCTCGGTCGGGGGCCACGCGGCCGTCGCGCTCGATCCAGTCGTCAATGCTCCCGCCCGGCATGAACTCCATGCAGAAATAGTGGATCGGCCCCTCCTCACCCACGTCCAGCGCGCGCACGACGTTCGGATGCGCGAGCCGGGCCGCCGAGCGCACCTCGGCCGCAAACCGCTGGGTGAACTCCTTGTCCCACGCCAGGCTTGGCGACAGCACCTTGAATGCCACGATTCGGTCCAGCGACTTCTGGTAGGCGCGGTAGACGGTGCCCATGCCGCCGCGCCCCACGCGTTCGAGGATCTTGTAGCCGGCGATCTCGCGTCCCACGAGGCCGCCCGTCGTACGGCGTTCCTCTTCCGAGAGCAGCGAGAGCAGCGTATCGCCGATCTCGAGCTGGTCGCCGAGCTTCATCTCCTGCGGCTTGGTGAGCGGCTGGCTGTTGAGGAACGTGCCGTTGCTGCTGCCCAGATCGCGGACGTAGACGTGGCCGTCCTTGACGGTGACGCTCGCGTGCTCGCGCGAGGCCAGCGTGTCGGGCAGGGAGAGGGCGCAAGAGGAACTGCGCCCGAGGGTGTAAGTCTTGCCTTCGGCCAGCGGCAACTCGCTGCCTCGCAGCGGGCCGCGCTCGACGTACAGCTTCGCCACGATTCGTGCCTCGAAGGGGAAGCCGCCGGCAGGACTGCCCCGCCGGCCTTATCCCGCGGATTATAGGGGCGCAGCAGGCGCCTGTCAAGCTCGCCGAGGCGCCAGCTTGGCTCTGATCCTGGTAATTCTGCTCGCAGCCCCGCTGGGGCGTACTCTAGAAGCCCCGGGCAACGCCGACGAGATGGCGTCCATCACGCCTACGGTGCTGAAGGGGCATGCCGCGCGCACCCCCCTATTGGCTATGGAGACCACATGACGCCGCCTTCCAAGCGGCGTCGGGGTACTGCCGGTTGTGAGATGAGATGAGCTAAGCTGAACGGTGGCCAGCGCAGAACGCTCAAGCCCGCGTACAGGGTTCGCCACCGTCTGACGCGCGCCGACGCGGGGTTGATGGAACGGGCGACGGGCCTCACGCGGAAGCCCGCCGCCCGTCTGTGTTCTTCGCTCGCGTCAGCGCGCTTACGGCTGCGGCGCATTCGGCGTCGTGAAGGCCTTCAGCACCCAACCGGTCTTGCCATCGGGCAAAGCGACGAAGTACCAGGTGCCCTCCTCGGCCTGCACCTTGAGGACCACGCCCTTCGCCGCGCTTGCCACCTGGGCCGAATTCGCATCAGGCTTCTCGTACAGGTTCACGGTCGCGAAGGCCACGTACACGGTGGGGGTCAGCGCCCCTGGCTGGGGCTGCGTGACAGGCTGCGGAGGCGGCGGGACAGGGGGAGGCGTCGGCGGCCCCGGCTGTACCACCGTCGGCTGCACGACGGTCGGGGTCACCACGGTGGGCGTCACCACAGTGGGACTGACGCCGCCGGGCGTCATCGCGCCCGGCTGCGTGGGTTGGCCCGCGTCGCTGAAGTGGTAGTAGTTCGCTGGCGTCCGCGAGATGACGAAGGCCACGGCCTGCGCCAGGCAGGTGCGGACGGCCTTCTCCATCGGCGTGTTGCGGAAGACACCCAGGCCGCCGCCGAGCATGCTGTGGTGGCCGAAGCCGACTCCCCCGATGCCGATGCCGACATCGGAGGCCTTGCCGGTGACGGTTGTCGCGGCGACGATGCGCGAGGTCCGCGTGTCAATCACCCGAAGGTCCAGCGCCACATAGGCCTGCTTGAGGCCGAGGCCCACGCCGCCGATGCCGCCGTGGTGGTGGCCGAAGCTGCCGCCGCCGATGCCGAGGCCGCCACCCTGGTAGTTCGGCTCGAACTCGGTGATGGCGCCGGTCACCAGCAGTTCGGCGCCTTCCACCTGCCCTGTAGCGGCGCCGGTGCCCGGCTGCACGCGCCCGGCGCGGGCGAGGTCCTGTTCGGCCAGCACACCCGCAAGTTTCTGCCGCTCCAGCACGATGAAGCGATTGGTGTTCAACAGCTCGGTTGCCAGCATGTCGGACATGCCATCGCCCAGGCGCCCATAGCCCTGGCCCGCCTTCTGCTCGAAGTCCAGCACGGCGATGCGCGCCTTGGGACCGTTGTAGGCTTCGGCCTGAATCTGGTCAATCGTGCCTGTGTTCGTGCCCCCGGTCACTGTGGCAGACGGCTCCATCATGCGCTGGAAGCTGTCACAGCCCATCTGCGCCACGGCGATGAGCACGATCAGGCATCCCGCACCAAATCCCCTCATGGCCTTCTCCTCTCGAAATACACGGTTTCTTCTGCACATCCAGCTACAAGTATTCTGCCACAGGCGGGTGGCGTTGTCAATGGTCCCCGCCATCGCCAGGCGGCCCGGACTCGTCGCGCCGGAGCCGCGGCACCAGTTCCGGACGGCACGGTCGGAGGAAGTTGCATCGCAGGCACGACCGCACGTTTTCGGTCTTCTCGAAGGCCGCTTCGGCCAGGGGCTCGTTGCGCGGCACGTCGGCCAGCAGCGACCGCATGTCGGCCACGCTGGCGCGGATGTAGTGCCTTGCGTCGTCAATGTCGGCGGCCCGCAAGCGATATTCCTGCGTGCGGTTCACGAGCAGGTAGAACTCCGCAGGCAGGACGTTCTCGATGGCGGTTCCCCACTTCGCCTGCGCGTAGAGGGTGTAGCAGACGAGTTGGAGCGTGTTCTGCTCGGCCAGGCTGCGCCCTGTCTTCCAGTCGTAGATACGCACCGCCGCCCCCTGGCGGAACGAGCAGTCAATCTTCGCCCACACGCGGACGTCGTCGAGTGCGAACTTGTCGAGTTCCTCGATCTGGAGCCAGTCCTCGCGTGGCACGGCGCGCAATTGGGCGAAGAGCTCGCTCGTGTAGAAGTTGTGCAGGCACTCGCGCACGTCGTCGGCCGTCTGCACCCACTGTTCACGCGCCACGGGCACACCATACTCGTGCTCGAAGAGGGCGCAGGACTTCGGTTTCTTCCTGTAGGTGCCCTGCTGCGACGAGCGATAGTCGTCGCGCATCTGCGAGAGCGTGACCTCAATGATCCGGTCGGGGCTGAGCACAGCGATGCCCCGGCTCAGGTTCTTCAGCGAGTGCTCGATGCACTCGTGCACGCGTTCGCCCGCCCAGATGGGGCGCGTCTTGAGCTGCTTGAGCATGTAGAGCTGCCGCGTGCGCTCGGGGGCCGTCGCCTCCCATCCGCGCCAGGAACCGTAGTACTGGTAATAGTACTGGCGCGGGCAGGTCCTGAACGCCTCGTCCCGGCTCTTCGACCAGGCGAATTCGTTTCTCAGTTCAGCCAAAGGCCAACCCCTCTGTCGTGCCGATCACTCGCCTCGCCGTCTCGGTTTGCCGGCGGCCCGGGGGAATGCCGGCAGCGGGGTCACGCGCTCACGACGTTCCACATCAGGGCGCGCAGCCAGGCCAATTCCTCGCTCGACAACCCCTCGCCGAAGCACACGGCCACGCGGTCCGAGCGGGCGAGCACCACATCGCCCTGGAGCGTCAGCGCGCCCGGCGCCATCCTCGCGGGCACGATGGCCAACTCCTCCACTTCGTCGCTGGACACGCACACTTCACGCCGCCGCAGCAGGCCCTGCGTCGTCACCCGCAGCTCACGCGGCGACACCTCGACCGTTCGCCGCACGCGCGCCCCCTTCGCCACCACGGCCAGAGCCACCAGAACGGGCACGACGACGAAGAAGAAGCCAATGAAGATCAGCCCCACCGTCTTCGCCTCGGCCGGCACTCTCTCGTCGCTCGCGATCGGCGCGATAAACCCCAGAGTGAAGAAGAGCGCGACGAGGCCCACCACAACAAGCGCCACGACATGCCCCTTGCGAAGGCCCAAGGCGGGAATCTCGACGCACAGCGTGTCGGCCACCACACGGGTGCGGCAGCGCTGGCCGGCCGGAGGCGGAGGCACCTCGGGCCGGTCCCCTGTGCGGCGGGCGCGGGCGCGCACCGACTCGTCCAACTCCTCGACCCGGCAGGCGACCTCCCGTCCCGTCGAGGCATCCACCAGGGTGCGGCCGAGGAACTTGGCGGCCTCCTCGGCCACGGCTCGGGCCGCCACGGGGTCCCGAGGCTCCTCCAAGGTCACCTGGGGCATCCCGCCGCCTTCCAGGCGCACGGGGTAGACCGTATACGTGGAGTTCTTCGAGCGCCGGACCTCCCTGCGCAGGCTCACGCACTGGAACGCCGATAGCCGGTGCTCCTTGCGGCGGAACGGCACGAGGAGGCCCCACCAGGTCGTCAGGGCGTCAGTCCGACGGTCCAGTTCTTTGCCGCTGCGCCCGAACACCAGCCCGGCGCCCAAGGCCGCGAAGAGTCCGCCAAAGAGAATCGCCGCCACAGGAGGCATTGGCTCCTGGGTCTTTGAGTCCCGCGGCTGGTACTTCTCCCCAAGCCACGGCAATGCCATGACAAAGACGCCCACCACCAGAAACGGCAGCCCGAAGAGCGACAGACAGCCGCCGCCGCTGCGGTACACCATCCGGTCGGGGTCGCTCGATTCCACCCGCGGCACCAGTTCAGCTCCTCAGTGCACGACGGCACACGGGGAACTCCCGCGGGTTCCAGACTCGCGGGAGATCGCATCTCAGCGCAAGTCAATCACCGCCACATCCTCGCCTTCAAGGGTGAGCGTGGCCTTGCCGTCCTTCCATTCGGTGGCCTTGCCGCGCACAAGCTCGCGGCTGGCGGCGGGGGCCTTGCCCT
This genomic interval carries:
- a CDS encoding purine-nucleoside phosphorylase; amino-acid sequence: MMSLYERVQEAAAVVRRVAPETPQVAIIPGTGLDGILERIEKEHEVPFEEIPGFAATTATTHKATLVFGRLGGKRVVATGGRHHIYEGYSAEEVTFPTRVLRALGAGVLIVSNAAGGMNPRYGLGDIMLLEDHINLMGVNPLIGAGDERLGPRFPDMCQPYSRRLLDLAERVALAEGIKVHQGVYVAVSGPNLETRAEYRFLRAIGADCVGMSTVPEVIVGVQVGFEILGLTCVTDRCLPDALEPADIGRIIATAQAAAPRLTRLVERVIAEC
- a CDS encoding FHA domain-containing serine/threonine-protein kinase; the protein is MAKLYVERGPLRGSELPLAEGKTYTLGRSSSCALSLPDTLASREHASVTVKDGHVYVRDLGSSNGTFLNSQPLTKPQEMKLGDQLEIGDTLLSLLSEEERRTTGGLVGREIAGYKILERVGRGGMGTVYRAYQKSLDRIVAFKVLSPSLAWDKEFTQRFAAEVRSAARLAHPNVVRALDVGEEGPIHYFCMEFMPGGSIDDWIERDGRVAPDRALPMLLDIARGLAYAEEQGVVHRDIKPENLMLDEHGVAKIVDLGIACEGKGGRGAAQSEGVFGTAHYIAPEQAAGERIDSRADIYGLGATAYHMLSGRTLFSGESQSEIMAKHVEEDPEPLDQVAPWVPRSLCAVVMKMLEKDPAARYASARELIEALENIASGAAAVRRPIALQKVGKITALTDKPKTNRFERQRKNRLMILCVIGGLVALALLLLLITRL
- a CDS encoding CsgG/HfaB family protein; the protein is MRGFGAGCLIVLIAVAQMGCDSFQRMMEPSATVTGGTNTGTIDQIQAEAYNGPKARIAVLDFEQKAGQGYGRLGDGMSDMLATELLNTNRFIVLERQKLAGVLAEQDLARAGRVQPGTGAATGQVEGAELLVTGAITEFEPNYQGGGLGIGGGSFGHHHGGIGGVGLGLKQAYVALDLRVIDTRTSRIVAATTVTGKASDVGIGIGGVGFGHHSMLGGGLGVFRNTPMEKAVRTCLAQAVAFVISRTPANYYHFSDAGQPTQPGAMTPGGVSPTVVTPTVVTPTVVQPTVVQPGPPTPPPVPPPPQPVTQPQPGALTPTVYVAFATVNLYEKPDANSAQVASAAKGVVLKVQAEEGTWYFVALPDGKTGWVLKAFTTPNAPQP
- a CDS encoding DUF167 family protein, giving the protein MPLVSACEGGVHLGVRAQPKASRNAIVGRLGDRLKIAVTAAPTSGKANEALAAVVAEALGVRRSAVAVVAGHASRDKVVRVAGLGTDEARRRIDTLLASRAR
- a CDS encoding PD-(D/E)XK nuclease family protein yields the protein MAELRNEFAWSKSRDEAFRTCPRQYYYQYYGSWRGWEATAPERTRQLYMLKQLKTRPIWAGERVHECIEHSLKNLSRGIAVLSPDRIIEVTLSQMRDDYRSSQQGTYRKKPKSCALFEHEYGVPVAREQWVQTADDVRECLHNFYTSELFAQLRAVPREDWLQIEELDKFALDDVRVWAKIDCSFRQGAAVRIYDWKTGRSLAEQNTLQLVCYTLYAQAKWGTAIENVLPAEFYLLVNRTQEYRLRAADIDDARHYIRASVADMRSLLADVPRNEPLAEAAFEKTENVRSCLRCNFLRPCRPELVPRLRRDESGPPGDGGDH